In Capillimicrobium parvum, a genomic segment contains:
- a CDS encoding 2-isopropylmalate synthase: MDRVQIFDTTLRDGEQSPGISLNASEKLEIAHQLARLGVDVIEAGFPIASPGDFEAVQAIACEVDGPIITGLARAQAADIEAAFGAVRDAARPRIHTFISTSDIHIKYQMQNTREDVIAQTRAAVAHSRSFVEDVEFSPMDATRADLDFTAEVIAVAIEEGATVVNVPDTVGYTTPEEYAAFLRGLYERVPALKDVVLSVHCHDDLGLAVANSYAGVQAGARQVECAINGIGERAGNASLEEIVMLLATRGDVAGVETGVNTREIARTSRMVSRLTGYVVQPNKAIVGRNAFAHESGIHQDGVLKERTTFEIMDATTVGLEGNDLVLGKHSGRHALRNALEELGFTVSGAALNTAFQRFKEIADKKKQVTAMDLEALVTDELREEMAGYALEWFEVEASSRRPPHATVSVTTPTGESREGSFTGDGPVDAIFHAINAATNVDARLREFRVDAVTGGQDALGEVSVVLELEGQAASGQGVATDILEAAARAYVRALSVAAAKVRAAESAVDPRTAQLTPGP; this comes from the coding sequence ATGGACCGCGTACAGATCTTCGATACCACCCTGCGAGACGGCGAGCAGTCGCCCGGGATCTCGCTGAACGCCTCCGAGAAGCTGGAGATCGCCCACCAGCTGGCCCGGCTGGGCGTCGACGTCATCGAGGCGGGCTTCCCGATCGCCAGCCCCGGCGACTTCGAGGCCGTGCAGGCCATCGCCTGCGAGGTCGACGGGCCGATCATCACCGGGCTCGCCCGCGCTCAAGCGGCGGACATCGAGGCCGCATTCGGCGCCGTACGCGATGCCGCACGACCTCGGATCCACACGTTCATCTCCACGTCGGACATCCACATCAAGTACCAGATGCAGAACACGCGCGAGGACGTGATCGCCCAGACGCGCGCCGCGGTCGCGCACTCGAGGTCGTTCGTGGAGGACGTCGAGTTCTCGCCGATGGACGCGACCCGCGCCGACCTCGACTTCACCGCCGAGGTGATCGCCGTCGCCATCGAGGAGGGGGCGACGGTCGTCAACGTCCCCGACACGGTCGGCTACACCACGCCGGAGGAGTACGCCGCGTTCCTGCGCGGCCTCTACGAGCGGGTCCCGGCGCTGAAGGACGTCGTGCTGTCGGTGCACTGCCACGACGACCTGGGGCTCGCGGTCGCGAACTCCTACGCCGGCGTGCAGGCGGGCGCGCGGCAGGTCGAGTGCGCGATCAACGGCATCGGCGAGCGGGCGGGCAACGCGTCGCTGGAGGAGATCGTGATGCTGCTGGCCACGCGCGGCGACGTCGCCGGCGTGGAGACGGGCGTCAACACGCGCGAGATCGCACGGACCTCGCGGATGGTGTCGCGGCTGACCGGCTACGTCGTGCAGCCCAACAAGGCGATCGTCGGGCGCAACGCGTTCGCGCACGAGTCCGGCATCCACCAGGACGGCGTGCTCAAGGAGCGCACGACGTTCGAGATCATGGACGCGACGACGGTCGGCCTGGAGGGCAACGACCTCGTGCTGGGCAAGCACTCGGGGCGCCACGCGCTGCGCAACGCGCTGGAGGAGCTGGGCTTCACGGTCAGCGGCGCGGCGCTGAACACGGCGTTCCAGCGCTTCAAGGAGATCGCCGACAAGAAGAAGCAGGTGACCGCGATGGACCTCGAGGCGCTCGTCACCGACGAGCTGCGCGAGGAGATGGCGGGCTACGCGCTGGAGTGGTTCGAGGTCGAGGCGTCCAGCCGCCGCCCGCCGCACGCCACGGTCTCCGTGACCACCCCCACGGGCGAGAGCCGCGAGGGCAGCTTCACCGGCGACGGCCCGGTCGACGCCATCTTCCACGCGATCAACGCGGCGACGAACGTCGACGCCCGGCTACGCGAGTTCCGCGTCGACGCGGTGACCGGCGGCCAGGACGCCCTCGGCGAGGTCTCCGTCGTGCTCGAGCTCGAGGGCCAGGCGGCCTCGGGCCAGGGCGTGGCGACCGACATCCTCGAGGCGGCGGCGCGGGCGTACGTCCGGGCGCTGTCGGTGGCGGCGGCGAAGGTCCGCGCGGCGGAGTCCGCGGTGGACCCGCGCACGGCGCAGCTCACCCCGGGGCCCTGA
- a CDS encoding patatin-like phospholipase family protein: protein MAPTFPVPDVLVLAAGGVVGEAWMSGVLAGIQDAGDVDFRRVESFVGTSAGAIIAARLAAGSPPRRPDDGEADAREPGEPAAPPPRSAAGAAGRLALRAAWGVSAPLATAALAAGAPAGALARSLVLARMPTGSGSLAGISQVVARHGARFDGRLRVVAVDRATGRRIVFGAPGAPPATVGEAVAASCSVPWVFEPIRIGGREYVDGGVWSLTNLDVAPARRDTEVLCLSVTQSLPLALHSPMGALRAAGSLATAAESHVLQRRGAHVRTVGPDGASAAVIGGQLMDRGRAGGALAAGYRQGLALGGAAG, encoded by the coding sequence GTGGCGCCGACGTTCCCGGTCCCGGACGTGCTCGTGCTCGCCGCCGGCGGCGTGGTCGGCGAGGCCTGGATGAGCGGGGTGCTCGCGGGCATCCAGGACGCCGGCGACGTCGACTTCCGGCGGGTCGAGTCCTTCGTCGGGACGTCCGCGGGGGCGATCATCGCGGCCCGGCTGGCCGCGGGCTCGCCGCCGCGGCGGCCCGACGATGGCGAGGCGGACGCGCGTGAGCCCGGGGAGCCCGCGGCCCCGCCGCCGCGGTCGGCGGCCGGCGCGGCGGGCCGGCTCGCGCTGCGGGCGGCCTGGGGCGTCAGCGCGCCGCTCGCCACCGCGGCGCTAGCGGCGGGTGCGCCCGCCGGGGCGCTCGCGCGGTCGCTGGTGCTCGCTCGGATGCCGACGGGCAGCGGCTCGCTCGCGGGCATCAGCCAGGTCGTCGCGCGCCACGGGGCGCGGTTCGACGGGCGCCTGCGCGTCGTCGCCGTCGACCGGGCGACGGGGCGCCGCATCGTCTTCGGCGCGCCCGGGGCGCCGCCGGCGACGGTCGGCGAGGCGGTCGCCGCCTCGTGCTCGGTGCCCTGGGTGTTCGAGCCGATCCGCATCGGCGGGCGCGAGTACGTCGACGGGGGCGTGTGGTCGCTGACGAACCTCGACGTCGCGCCGGCACGCCGCGACACCGAGGTCCTCTGCCTCAGCGTCACCCAGTCGCTCCCGCTCGCGCTGCACTCGCCGATGGGCGCCCTGCGCGCCGCCGGGTCGCTGGCCACGGCGGCCGAGAGCCACGTCCTGCAGCGTCGGGGCGCGCACGTGCGGACCGTGGGCCCGGACGGGGCGAGCGCGGCGGTGATCGGCGGACAGCTCATGGACCGCGGTCGCGCCGGCGGGGCGCTGGCGGCGGGCTACCGGCAGGGGCTGGCGCTCGGAGGCGCCGCCGGCTGA
- a CDS encoding acyltransferase family protein has translation MSFPSTFQHALAAVRRVNRQPADGSRRIAQLDGLRAVAVLMVIVFHLEIGVGIGGMFGVDLFLVLSGFLITGVLVGEYRARGTVSVRRFYERRLLRLYPALVLMIVVLVPFGSLLNAEGSWGVWWQSVAAALTYTSTIVLIFNTHFDMGALGQTWTLAVEEQFYLLWAPICALALAHVVRLRRMALVVAAVAVALLSIFWWAWSPVDPIGGIALYYRPDPRFGELLLGAALALVLTSAAGKLTRRWDVLLSVGAVAGLVGLWWARRNYPTLWGLDGNPLAAIPLVGVCATLIVARLATSNASILSRLLRIPPLPYVGKISYGLYLWHVPVIVLMARAGAGKGVAVVVTFAAAMLSFHLVEMPFLRMKARLRSTGVAGLDAVERAPVAEAAGGAAAAGAAVAALGAAPVAEGVLGAAALAQPGEQTV, from the coding sequence ATGTCCTTCCCTTCCACGTTCCAGCACGCCCTCGCCGCCGTGCGCCGGGTGAACCGCCAGCCGGCGGACGGCTCGCGACGGATCGCGCAGCTCGACGGGCTGCGCGCCGTGGCCGTGCTGATGGTGATCGTCTTCCACCTCGAGATCGGGGTCGGCATCGGGGGCATGTTCGGGGTGGACCTGTTCCTGGTCCTGAGCGGCTTCCTCATCACCGGCGTGCTCGTGGGCGAGTACCGGGCGCGCGGGACGGTCTCGGTCAGGCGCTTCTACGAGCGGCGCCTCCTGCGCCTGTATCCGGCGCTCGTCCTGATGATCGTGGTGCTCGTCCCCTTCGGGTCGCTGCTCAACGCCGAGGGCAGCTGGGGCGTGTGGTGGCAGTCCGTCGCGGCGGCGCTGACCTACACGTCGACGATCGTGCTGATCTTCAACACGCACTTCGACATGGGGGCGCTCGGGCAGACCTGGACGCTCGCGGTCGAGGAGCAGTTCTATCTGCTGTGGGCCCCGATCTGCGCGCTCGCGCTCGCCCACGTCGTCCGGCTGCGGCGCATGGCGCTCGTCGTCGCCGCGGTGGCGGTGGCGCTGCTGTCGATCTTCTGGTGGGCGTGGTCGCCGGTCGATCCCATCGGCGGGATCGCGCTGTACTACCGGCCCGACCCGCGGTTCGGGGAGCTGCTGCTCGGCGCCGCGCTGGCGCTCGTTCTGACGTCGGCGGCCGGGAAGCTCACCCGGCGCTGGGACGTGCTGTTGAGCGTGGGCGCGGTCGCCGGGCTCGTGGGCCTGTGGTGGGCGCGGCGCAACTATCCGACGCTGTGGGGGCTCGACGGCAACCCGCTGGCGGCGATCCCGCTCGTGGGCGTCTGCGCGACGCTGATCGTGGCGCGGCTGGCGACGAGCAACGCCTCGATCCTCTCGCGCCTGCTGCGGATCCCACCGCTGCCGTACGTCGGGAAGATCTCCTACGGGCTGTATCTGTGGCACGTCCCGGTGATCGTCCTGATGGCGCGCGCGGGCGCCGGGAAGGGCGTCGCGGTCGTCGTGACGTTCGCCGCCGCGATGCTGAGCTTCCATCTCGTCGAGATGCCGTTCCTGCGGATGAAGGCCCGGCTGCGGTCGACCGGCGTGGCCGGACTCGACGCGGTCGAGCGCGCGCCGGTCGCCGAGGCGGCCGGGGGCGCGGCGGCCGCGGGCGCGGCGGTGGCGGCGCTCGGCGCGGCACCGGTCGCGGAGGGCGTCCTCGGCGCGGCCGCACTCGCGCAGCCGGGCGAGCAGACGGTGTAG
- a CDS encoding helix-turn-helix domain-containing protein, which produces MATIEATLNIGPRVRALREAMDLSLRDLAELSGVSAPMLSQVERGETSPTLQTAARIAGGLELTLSQLLRLDEGGSVSIVRAGEVRNGPARRGHAYEVLTPPLPGLRAELSRHVLDAGAATGGLDDPPMHEPGSREVAHVQDGALDLVIDGDRHRLQGGDTVTFDADLPHHFENPGPGPATFLAVVSAGLRRS; this is translated from the coding sequence ATGGCGACCATCGAAGCCACCCTGAACATCGGGCCGCGCGTTCGCGCGCTGCGCGAGGCGATGGACCTCAGCCTGCGCGACCTTGCGGAGCTCAGCGGCGTCAGCGCGCCGATGCTCAGCCAGGTCGAGCGCGGCGAGACGAGCCCGACCCTGCAGACCGCGGCGCGCATCGCGGGCGGCCTGGAGCTCACGCTCAGCCAGCTGCTGCGCCTCGACGAGGGCGGCAGCGTCTCGATCGTCCGCGCCGGCGAGGTGCGCAACGGCCCGGCCCGCCGCGGCCACGCCTACGAGGTGCTCACGCCGCCGCTCCCCGGCCTGCGGGCCGAGCTCAGCCGGCACGTGCTCGACGCGGGCGCCGCCACCGGCGGGCTCGACGACCCGCCGATGCACGAGCCCGGCAGCCGGGAGGTCGCCCACGTGCAGGACGGCGCGCTCGACCTCGTCATCGACGGCGACCGCCATCGCCTGCAGGGCGGCGACACCGTGACCTTCGACGCCGACCTGCCCCATCATTTCGAGAACCCCGGCCCCGGCCCGGCGACCTTCCTCGCCGTCGTGTCGGCCGGACTGCGGAGGAGCTGA
- the leuC gene encoding 3-isopropylmalate dehydratase large subunit, with protein sequence MPQPKTLFDKLWEAHEVAPGLLFIDLHLVHEVTSAQAFDGLRLAGRPVRRPDRTLATADHNTPTDGTPVARLIKDELSRVQVETLERNCAEFGIPLYSLGSPLQGIVHVIGPELGLTQPGMTIVCGDSHTATHGAFGALAFGIGTSEVEHVLATQCLVQRKSKSMLVRYDGTPGFGVTAKDLILGTIGQMGVDGAVGHVVEYAGEAIEALSMEGRMTICNMTIEGGGRAGMIAPDETTFEYVREHAGLDDVPAAWRDLRTDDGAQFDKVVVVDAAAMSPQVTWGSTPDMVVPVTASVPDPEDDGDERALVYMGLEAGTPITDIRLDRVFIGSCTNSRIGDLRAAAKVVEGRKVASHVNAMVVPGSQQVKAQAEAEGLDEVFRAAGFDWRVAGCSMCLGMNPDVAAPGERVASTSNRNFEGRQGRGARTHLVSPEMAAAAAIEGHFVDIRDWS encoded by the coding sequence ATGCCCCAGCCCAAGACCCTGTTCGACAAGCTCTGGGAGGCCCACGAGGTCGCTCCGGGCCTGCTGTTCATCGACCTGCACCTCGTCCACGAGGTCACCAGCGCGCAGGCCTTCGACGGCCTGCGCCTCGCCGGCCGCCCGGTGCGCCGCCCGGATCGCACGCTCGCCACGGCCGACCACAACACGCCGACCGACGGCACGCCCGTCGCCAGGCTCATCAAGGACGAGCTGAGCCGCGTCCAGGTCGAGACGCTCGAGCGCAACTGCGCCGAGTTCGGCATCCCGCTCTACAGCCTCGGCTCGCCGCTGCAGGGCATCGTCCACGTCATCGGGCCCGAGCTCGGCCTCACCCAGCCGGGCATGACGATCGTCTGCGGCGACAGCCACACCGCCACGCACGGCGCGTTCGGCGCGCTGGCGTTCGGCATCGGCACCTCCGAGGTCGAGCACGTCCTCGCCACCCAGTGCCTCGTCCAGCGCAAGTCGAAGTCGATGCTCGTCCGCTACGACGGCACGCCGGGCTTCGGCGTCACCGCCAAGGACCTCATCCTGGGCACGATCGGCCAGATGGGCGTCGACGGCGCCGTCGGCCACGTCGTCGAATACGCCGGCGAGGCCATCGAGGCGCTCTCGATGGAAGGCCGCATGACGATCTGCAACATGACGATCGAGGGGGGCGGCCGCGCCGGCATGATCGCCCCGGACGAGACGACGTTCGAGTACGTGCGCGAACACGCCGGCCTCGACGACGTCCCGGCGGCCTGGCGCGACCTGCGCACCGACGACGGGGCGCAGTTCGACAAGGTCGTCGTCGTCGACGCCGCCGCGATGTCGCCGCAGGTCACGTGGGGCAGCACGCCCGACATGGTCGTGCCGGTGACGGCGAGCGTCCCCGACCCCGAGGACGACGGCGACGAGCGCGCGCTGGTCTACATGGGCCTCGAGGCCGGCACGCCGATCACCGACATCCGGCTCGACCGCGTGTTCATCGGCTCGTGCACGAACAGCCGCATCGGCGACCTGCGGGCCGCCGCGAAGGTCGTGGAGGGCCGCAAGGTCGCCTCCCACGTCAACGCGATGGTCGTCCCGGGCAGCCAGCAGGTCAAGGCGCAGGCCGAGGCCGAGGGCCTCGACGAGGTGTTCCGCGCCGCCGGCTTCGACTGGCGCGTCGCGGGCTGCTCGATGTGCCTCGGCATGAACCCCGACGTCGCCGCACCGGGCGAGCGCGTCGCCTCGACCTCGAACCGCAACTTCGAGGGCCGCCAGGGCCGCGGGGCGCGCACGCACCTCGTCTCGCCGGAGATGGCCGCCGCGGCCGCCATCGAAGGCCACTTCGTCGACATCCGCGACTGGAGCTGA
- the leuD gene encoding 3-isopropylmalate dehydratase small subunit, giving the protein MESVTTIRGRVSVLDRDDVDTDQIMPKQFLKRVERTGFGEFVFHDWAKEPGWDLPKNPILATGENFGCGSSREHAPWGLQDYGFQAIIAPSFADIFYSNCTKIGLLPIVLPEDVVTAIMGHGECEIDLPARVVRFDGEEIPFEIDDAIHHRLVNGLDDIGLTLQQGDAIAAYEHDRERTGPDTLALAGEA; this is encoded by the coding sequence ATGGAGAGCGTCACGACCATCCGCGGCCGGGTCTCCGTCCTCGACCGCGACGACGTCGACACCGACCAGATCATGCCCAAGCAGTTCCTCAAGCGGGTGGAGCGCACCGGCTTCGGCGAGTTCGTCTTCCACGACTGGGCCAAGGAGCCGGGCTGGGACCTGCCGAAGAACCCGATCCTCGCTACGGGCGAGAACTTCGGCTGCGGGTCCAGCCGCGAGCACGCGCCGTGGGGCCTGCAGGACTACGGCTTCCAGGCGATCATCGCGCCGAGCTTCGCCGACATCTTCTACTCGAACTGCACGAAGATCGGGCTGCTTCCCATCGTCCTGCCCGAGGACGTCGTCACCGCGATCATGGGCCACGGCGAGTGCGAGATCGACCTGCCCGCCCGCGTGGTGCGCTTCGACGGCGAGGAGATCCCGTTCGAGATCGACGATGCGATCCACCACCGCCTCGTCAACGGCCTCGACGACATCGGCCTGACCCTGCAGCAGGGCGACGCGATCGCCGCCTACGAGCACGATCGCGAGCGCACCGGCCCGGACACGCTCGCGCTGGCGGGCGAGGCCTGA
- the leuB gene encoding 3-isopropylmalate dehydrogenase — MAHHIVLLPGDGIGVEVVAAATQVLDAVGEFSYEKRLIGGAAIDATGGPLPDETVDACQGADAVLLGAVGGPKWDSTEAGRPRPEQGLLGIRKALSLFANLRPVKPLTALLDASPLKRDRIEGTDLLVVRELTGGMYFGRKERDADRASDENAYTRPEVERIARVAFRAARRKVTNVDKMNVLEVSRFWREVVLDVHAREFPNVVVDHMLVDNAAMQLVSAPSTFDVIVTDNMFGDILSDEAAMITGSIGMLPSASVGEEGTPGLFEPVHGSAPDIAGRGIANPLATILSCALLLRHGLGLSAEADAVESAVDRALEGGLRTPDLGGDATTDQATRAVLEQL, encoded by the coding sequence ATGGCGCACCACATCGTCCTGCTGCCCGGCGACGGCATCGGCGTCGAGGTCGTCGCCGCGGCCACGCAGGTCCTCGACGCGGTCGGGGAGTTCAGCTACGAGAAGCGCCTCATCGGCGGCGCGGCCATCGACGCGACCGGCGGCCCGCTGCCCGACGAGACCGTCGACGCCTGCCAGGGCGCCGACGCGGTGCTGCTCGGCGCCGTCGGCGGCCCGAAGTGGGACAGCACCGAGGCCGGCCGGCCGCGCCCGGAGCAGGGCCTGCTCGGCATCCGCAAGGCGCTGAGCCTGTTCGCCAACCTGCGCCCGGTCAAGCCGCTGACCGCGCTGCTCGACGCGAGCCCGCTCAAGCGCGACCGCATCGAGGGCACCGACCTGCTCGTCGTGCGCGAGCTGACCGGCGGCATGTACTTCGGGCGCAAGGAGCGCGACGCGGACCGCGCGTCCGACGAGAACGCCTACACGCGGCCCGAGGTCGAGCGGATCGCCCGCGTCGCGTTCCGGGCCGCCCGGCGCAAGGTCACCAACGTCGACAAGATGAACGTGCTCGAGGTCTCGCGGTTCTGGCGGGAGGTCGTCCTCGACGTCCACGCCCGCGAGTTCCCGAACGTCGTCGTCGACCACATGCTCGTCGACAACGCGGCGATGCAGCTCGTCAGCGCGCCGTCGACGTTCGACGTGATCGTCACCGACAACATGTTCGGCGACATCCTCAGCGACGAGGCGGCGATGATCACCGGCTCGATCGGGATGCTGCCCAGCGCGTCGGTCGGGGAGGAGGGCACGCCCGGCCTGTTCGAGCCCGTCCATGGTTCGGCGCCCGACATCGCGGGCCGCGGGATCGCGAACCCGCTGGCCACGATCCTGTCCTGCGCGCTGCTCCTGCGCCACGGGTTGGGGTTGAGCGCGGAGGCCGACGCCGTAGAATCGGCGGTGGACCGCGCCCTGGAGGGCGGTCTGCGGACCCCTGACCTCGGGGGCGACGCCACCACCGACCAGGCCACCAGGGCCGTCTTGGAGCAGCTGTGA
- a CDS encoding branched-chain amino acid transaminase: MKPTELIWFNGEFVKWEDATVHVLTHGLHYGTGVFEGVRCYETEIGPAIFRHDDHIARLEKSAELYYMPIPYSHEEIRTATKELIARNGLRSCYIRPLVFRGYGTMGLFPLEAPVDVCIAVWEWGAYLGDEGKQAGIRAKVSSWRRISGDSLIPHAKASGQYLNSILAKIESHKSGYEEAILLDDHGHVCEGSGENIFVVRDGVIYTPAHSGGILDGINRKSVMQIARDLGFTVEERAIARAELYLADEVFLTGTAAELVPVREIDDHRVGDGRPGDITCAVQKLFDDALFGRAEQYREWLDPVEIPARIS; this comes from the coding sequence GTGAAGCCAACGGAGCTCATCTGGTTCAACGGGGAGTTCGTGAAGTGGGAGGACGCCACGGTGCACGTCCTCACGCACGGGCTGCACTACGGGACCGGGGTCTTCGAGGGCGTACGGTGCTACGAGACCGAGATCGGCCCGGCGATCTTCCGCCACGACGATCACATCGCGCGCCTGGAGAAGTCGGCGGAGCTGTACTACATGCCGATCCCGTACTCCCACGAGGAGATCCGGACGGCGACGAAGGAGCTCATCGCCCGCAACGGCCTGCGCTCCTGCTACATCCGCCCGCTGGTCTTCCGCGGCTACGGCACGATGGGCCTGTTCCCGCTCGAGGCGCCGGTCGACGTGTGCATCGCCGTCTGGGAGTGGGGTGCCTACCTCGGCGACGAGGGCAAGCAGGCCGGCATCCGCGCGAAGGTCTCCAGCTGGCGGCGCATCAGCGGGGATTCGCTCATCCCGCACGCCAAGGCCTCGGGCCAGTACCTGAACTCGATCCTCGCGAAGATCGAGTCGCACAAGTCCGGCTACGAGGAGGCGATCCTCCTCGACGACCACGGCCACGTGTGCGAGGGCTCCGGTGAGAACATCTTCGTCGTGCGCGACGGCGTCATCTACACCCCGGCGCACAGCGGCGGCATCCTGGACGGCATCAACCGCAAGTCGGTCATGCAGATCGCGCGCGACCTCGGCTTCACGGTCGAGGAGCGGGCGATCGCCCGGGCCGAGCTGTACCTGGCCGACGAGGTGTTCCTCACGGGCACGGCGGCCGAGCTCGTCCCGGTCCGCGAGATCGACGACCACCGGGTCGGCGACGGGCGGCCGGGCGACATCACGTGTGCGGTGCAGAAGCTGTTCGACGACGCGCTGTTCGGGCGCGCGGAGCAGTACCGCGAGTGGCTGGACCCGGTCGAGATCCCGGCGCGAATTTCGTAG
- the cimA gene encoding citramalate synthase, with the protein MTTIQLYDATLRDGMQGEGMSLTADEKVRVVHKLDELGVDLVEAGFPSSNPKEAELFDLLARERFAHVDIAAFGMTRRRGVTADADEGLAVLAASFAPVCTIVGKTWALHLEKVVRVSAEENLAMIGESVAFLVAQGKRVVYDAEHFFDAYRADRDYALRCVAAAQGAGAETVVLCDTNGSSLPSQIATAAADVARVVERFGIHCHDDLECGVANTLAAVEQGAVQVQGTMNGIGERTGNANLISIIGNLQTKMGHAVLSAEQLGRLTETAHFVDELLNRVPDPQQPYVGRVAFAHKGGMHVAGVRADASTFEHMEPEAVGNERSLLVSELAGRATAAEKADALGLEVDAARVIDRVKELEHRGYQFEAADGSFELLLRKEAGVYEPLFRLESWRCIVEQRADGKVETEATIKIWVDGERYVRTAEGNGPVNALDRALRDALTEIHPHLRDLELVNFKVRILDETKGTGAVTRVLLDTSDGHDVWGSIGVNENVIAASWEALVDSLERAMQPARVRS; encoded by the coding sequence ATGACCACCATCCAGCTCTACGACGCCACCCTCCGTGACGGCATGCAGGGGGAGGGGATGTCGCTGACCGCCGACGAGAAGGTTCGCGTCGTGCACAAGCTCGACGAGCTCGGCGTCGATCTCGTCGAGGCCGGCTTCCCGTCCTCGAACCCCAAGGAGGCCGAGCTCTTCGACCTCCTGGCGCGCGAGCGCTTCGCCCACGTCGACATCGCCGCGTTCGGCATGACGCGCCGGCGCGGGGTCACCGCCGATGCCGACGAGGGCCTGGCGGTCCTCGCCGCCTCGTTCGCGCCCGTGTGCACGATCGTCGGGAAGACGTGGGCCCTGCACCTCGAGAAGGTGGTGCGGGTCAGCGCCGAGGAGAACCTGGCGATGATCGGCGAGTCGGTCGCGTTCCTCGTCGCGCAGGGCAAGCGCGTCGTCTACGACGCCGAGCACTTCTTCGACGCCTACCGCGCCGACCGCGACTACGCGCTGCGCTGCGTCGCCGCGGCGCAGGGGGCGGGCGCGGAGACCGTGGTCCTGTGCGACACGAACGGCTCGTCCCTGCCGTCGCAGATCGCGACGGCCGCCGCGGACGTCGCGCGCGTCGTCGAGCGCTTCGGCATCCACTGCCACGACGACCTCGAGTGCGGCGTGGCGAACACGCTCGCCGCCGTCGAGCAGGGCGCCGTGCAGGTCCAGGGGACGATGAACGGCATCGGCGAGCGGACGGGCAACGCGAACCTCATCTCGATCATCGGCAACCTGCAGACGAAGATGGGCCACGCGGTGCTCAGCGCCGAGCAGCTCGGCCGGCTCACCGAGACGGCCCACTTCGTCGACGAGCTGCTCAACCGCGTCCCCGACCCGCAGCAGCCGTACGTCGGCCGGGTCGCCTTCGCGCACAAGGGCGGCATGCACGTCGCCGGGGTGCGCGCGGACGCCTCGACGTTCGAGCACATGGAGCCGGAGGCGGTGGGCAACGAGCGCAGCCTGCTCGTCAGCGAGCTCGCCGGCCGCGCGACGGCGGCGGAGAAGGCGGACGCCCTGGGCCTCGAGGTCGACGCCGCACGCGTCATCGACCGCGTCAAGGAGCTCGAGCACCGCGGCTATCAGTTCGAGGCCGCCGACGGCTCGTTCGAGCTGCTGCTGCGCAAGGAGGCCGGGGTCTACGAGCCGCTGTTCCGCCTGGAGTCCTGGCGCTGCATCGTCGAGCAGCGCGCCGACGGCAAGGTCGAGACCGAGGCCACCATCAAGATCTGGGTGGATGGCGAGCGCTACGTCCGCACGGCCGAGGGCAACGGCCCGGTCAACGCGCTGGACCGCGCGCTGCGCGACGCGCTGACCGAGATCCACCCGCACCTGCGCGACCTCGAGCTCGTGAACTTCAAGGTCCGCATCCTCGACGAGACGAAGGGCACCGGTGCGGTGACCCGCGTCCTGCTCGACACGTCCGACGGCCACGACGTCTGGGGCTCCATCGGCGTCAACGAGAACGTCATCGCCGCCTCGTGGGAGGCGCTGGTGGACTCGCTCGAGCGGGCGATGCAGCCGGCCCGGGTGCGCAGTTGA